A window of the Nitrosopumilus ureiphilus genome harbors these coding sequences:
- a CDS encoding SemiSWEET family sugar transporter: MEIDSTLLTILGVSAGILILMGWVEQIYKGYKTKRLKDVSKFLMIFIAAGSILWLVYGIIISDVFIIGTNMSGLILMIIVLGMKKRYDIRANAS, translated from the coding sequence ATGGAAATTGACAGTACATTACTTACTATTTTAGGCGTATCAGCTGGAATTTTGATTCTAATGGGATGGGTTGAGCAAATCTACAAAGGATACAAGACTAAAAGACTCAAAGATGTTTCAAAATTTTTAATGATTTTCATTGCAGCAGGGTCGATTTTATGGCTAGTTTATGGCATCATAATCTCAGATGTATTCATTATTGGCACTAACATGTCAGGATTAATTCTAATGATTATTGTACTAGGAATGAAAAAAAGATACGACATTAGAGCAAATGCATCTTAA
- the tpiA gene encoding triose-phosphate isomerase has protein sequence MFVINCKNYEEISGDKIIKFVKTAEKISKKYKVKIAISPPQHLIGLVANSSIPIFAQHIDDSKIGSTTGFIIPELLKKSKVKGSLINHSEHRISSKEIERLILKLKELKMISILCVKDVAEVKKYVKLNPDYIAIEPPELIGSGKAVSKEQPELISKAANIINNSKNKTELLCGAGIVSGEDVAKAIELGSKGILVASGIIKAKDWNKIISEFAKALV, from the coding sequence ATGTTTGTCATTAATTGTAAAAATTATGAAGAGATTTCAGGAGATAAAATAATCAAATTTGTAAAAACTGCTGAAAAGATATCAAAAAAATACAAAGTGAAAATTGCAATATCCCCACCTCAACATTTAATCGGATTAGTTGCAAATAGTTCAATTCCAATTTTTGCTCAACATATTGATGACTCTAAAATTGGAAGTACGACAGGATTTATTATTCCAGAGTTGTTAAAGAAATCCAAAGTAAAAGGATCTCTAATTAATCACAGTGAGCATAGAATTTCAAGTAAAGAGATTGAAAGATTAATTTTAAAACTAAAAGAATTGAAGATGATATCAATTCTTTGTGTCAAAGATGTTGCAGAAGTAAAAAAATATGTTAAATTAAATCCAGATTATATTGCAATAGAGCCTCCAGAATTAATTGGATCAGGGAAAGCAGTATCTAAAGAACAACCAGAATTGATTTCAAAAGCTGCTAACATAATAAATAATTCAAAAAACAAAACAGAACTACTTTGTGGTGCAGGTATTGTATCTGGTGAAGATGTAGCAAAAGCTATAGAATTAGGATCAAAAGGCATCTTAGTTGCAAGTGGAATAATTAAAGCAAAAGACTGGAATAAAATAATTTCAGAATTTGCCAAGGCATTAGTTTAA